One genomic window of Desmospora activa DSM 45169 includes the following:
- a CDS encoding ankyrin repeat domain-containing protein produces the protein MNIVNNIKKDDQAFWQTCRIAISGSAEELRQQLSEEPHHLHQKTIGIKEGLFQVSLLHLVGSAENAHLLAELGLTIDETDEQGNTPLHFAALAGRKEVVTALLSLGAAHLENRWGQKPLQLAITPEIAHLLREENAPLPLDPSLQSLSIVEAAKQGKIDVIRYLLQTGVDPNLLNHPDYMLDYHENTPLRQAVYVGYVEIVRLLLEHGANPNVHPNLYRDVYNVGTARLLHSYGTQVTPEGLDEAVWEAAINVGNSELVQEYISYGAPLTKEYILHDTIKRPEQTNDHHLKIAEMLVKKNPKQLHHFKGNETPLQKAIDIGNQAMVDCLIQLGADINLKNEDGLTPLHIAVLNNNAILLEFLLNHGADPKQEDQFGLTPYQYAVMKLRTKLYHVFQRYGEQNITAIQPPLTVDQAKQTLADQQDDLINLYHTDDLESWVFFRFKLKDFVAFAKRFGFSTIFQTRYFLDEAETKYITFDEQGMLEKDLSFAQEFSIEHTLAFHPAQPQWILSMIHAWDADTDYDWTQLHIRCSAEMGEEIVTFYRQYWNQQHETYDYYSATGGDIFISFPNKTASKELNSLIQYINQCQLRGLEQIWASDFFKQKNR, from the coding sequence ATGAACATCGTCAATAACATCAAAAAAGATGACCAAGCTTTTTGGCAAACTTGTCGAATAGCCATCAGCGGATCAGCAGAAGAGTTAAGGCAGCAATTATCGGAAGAACCACACCACCTGCATCAAAAAACTATCGGAATAAAAGAGGGATTATTTCAAGTCAGTTTATTACACTTAGTCGGATCAGCGGAAAATGCCCATCTATTGGCGGAGTTAGGATTGACAATCGATGAAACCGACGAACAAGGAAATACTCCCCTACATTTTGCCGCTTTAGCCGGTAGAAAAGAAGTAGTTACAGCCCTTCTCTCCCTTGGCGCCGCCCACCTCGAAAATCGTTGGGGACAAAAACCGTTGCAATTGGCCATCACGCCGGAGATTGCTCATCTTTTAAGGGAAGAGAATGCCCCGCTCCCCCTTGACCCTTCCCTTCAAAGCCTATCAATCGTTGAAGCGGCCAAACAGGGAAAAATTGATGTGATTCGTTATCTCCTTCAAACAGGAGTCGATCCCAATCTCTTAAACCACCCGGATTATATGCTCGATTACCATGAGAATACTCCCCTTCGTCAGGCTGTCTACGTCGGCTATGTAGAAATCGTTCGTTTGTTATTGGAACACGGGGCCAATCCCAATGTTCACCCCAACCTGTATAGAGATGTCTACAATGTTGGAACTGCCCGTTTGCTTCATTCTTATGGTACCCAGGTTACCCCGGAAGGATTGGATGAAGCGGTTTGGGAAGCCGCTATCAATGTTGGTAACAGTGAGCTGGTGCAGGAGTACATCTCCTACGGCGCTCCTCTAACCAAAGAATACATCCTCCATGATACGATCAAAAGACCGGAGCAAACCAATGACCACCACCTAAAGATCGCAGAGATGTTAGTCAAAAAGAATCCCAAACAACTTCACCACTTCAAAGGAAACGAAACCCCTTTACAGAAAGCGATCGACATTGGCAATCAAGCGATGGTAGACTGCCTGATTCAGCTGGGAGCGGACATCAATCTAAAAAATGAAGACGGTCTTACCCCGCTACATATTGCGGTATTAAACAATAATGCAATTTTGTTGGAGTTTTTATTGAACCATGGTGCCGACCCGAAACAAGAAGACCAGTTTGGCTTAACTCCCTACCAATACGCCGTAATGAAATTGCGAACCAAGTTGTATCACGTTTTCCAACGTTATGGGGAGCAAAATATCACCGCTATTCAGCCACCGTTGACTGTTGATCAAGCAAAGCAAACCCTCGCAGATCAACAGGATGATTTGATCAACCTGTATCATACCGATGATTTAGAGAGCTGGGTGTTTTTCCGGTTTAAGTTAAAAGATTTTGTGGCGTTCGCAAAACGATTCGGCTTTTCTACTATCTTTCAAACTCGATATTTTTTAGATGAAGCGGAGACGAAATATATCACATTTGATGAACAGGGGATGTTGGAAAAAGACCTGAGTTTTGCACAGGAATTTTCGATCGAACATACCTTGGCTTTTCATCCCGCCCAACCCCAGTGGATTCTTTCGATGATCCATGCATGGGATGCAGATACCGATTATGATTGGACTCAACTTCACATTCGCTGTTCCGCTGAAATGGGAGAAGAAATCGTTACTTTCTACCGCCAGTACTGGAATCAACAGCATGAAACATACGATTACTACAGCGCCACCGGCGGTGATATATTTATCTCTTTTCCCAATAAAACGGCATCAAAAGAACTGAATTCGTTGATCCAATACATCAATCAATGTCAGCTGCGAGGGCTGGAGCAAATATGGGCATCCGATTTTTTTAAGCAAAAGAATCGGTAA
- the mmuM gene encoding homocysteine S-methyltransferase: MNPIEVMLQTDPVIILDGAMATELERHGCDLNDQLWSAKILLENPDLIKLVHLDYFEAGADCAITASYQATIEGMTKRGLSEAEAITLIRLSVELAVQARDQFWAKADHSKRPRPLVAASIGPYGAYLADGSEYRGDYGVSEEALIDFHRPRMKALIEAGADILACETIPCLQEARALVRLLQEFPGAYAWITFSAKDEQHISDGESISTCAAWLDRFEQVSAVGINCTPPRYLSSLITEIKRHTSKPIIVYPNSGEQYDPVTKSWTGPSSSEGFGRSARHWYECGARIIGGCCRTKPEDIQAIAAWARGE; encoded by the coding sequence ATGAATCCGATTGAAGTGATGTTACAAACCGATCCCGTCATCATCCTAGATGGTGCCATGGCGACGGAACTGGAACGCCATGGCTGTGATTTAAACGACCAACTCTGGTCGGCAAAAATTTTGCTGGAAAACCCCGATTTGATTAAGCTCGTCCATCTGGATTATTTTGAAGCGGGTGCGGACTGTGCCATTACCGCCAGTTACCAGGCTACGATAGAAGGAATGACGAAGCGGGGTCTCAGTGAGGCTGAAGCTATTACGCTGATCCGGTTATCCGTTGAGCTGGCTGTACAGGCGCGGGATCAATTTTGGGCGAAGGCGGATCATTCAAAGCGGCCAAGGCCCTTGGTGGCGGCATCAATCGGGCCCTATGGCGCCTATCTCGCGGACGGCTCGGAATACCGAGGGGATTATGGTGTGAGCGAGGAGGCGTTGATCGATTTTCACCGTCCCCGGATGAAAGCGTTGATCGAAGCGGGGGCGGATATCCTCGCCTGTGAAACGATTCCCTGTTTGCAGGAAGCTCGTGCGCTTGTCCGTTTATTACAGGAGTTTCCCGGAGCGTATGCCTGGATCACCTTTAGTGCTAAAGATGAGCAACATATCAGCGATGGGGAATCGATTTCCACCTGTGCCGCTTGGCTGGATCGATTTGAACAAGTATCCGCAGTCGGAATCAACTGTACACCGCCACGGTATCTCTCTTCTCTGATAACCGAGATCAAACGCCACACATCCAAGCCGATTATCGTCTATCCCAATTCCGGTGAGCAGTACGATCCCGTGACGAAGAGTTGGACCGGCCCATCCTCCAGCGAAGGATTTGGCCGGAGTGCCCGACATTGGTATGAGTGCGGCGCACGTATCATCGGCGGCTGCTGTCGGACAAAGCCGGAGGATATCCAAGCGATCGCCGCATGGGCGCGAGGAGAATAA
- a CDS encoding AAA domain-containing protein, whose protein sequence is MDEEVEFHICPVFLERADDPDEIFTPIFLPAQLEEAKLLPISHQLPYIPRKHLEPTIKDNLALGSLEKLDEFIAQNPYTVDGNWKQAIRYAKELFMTVNGSQWDDFSVDSYRASKEVWMAVKLGGTKNKLIHFYEELITSSSLPPLLKNYLSLDENEKRPLLDSTTYSNQHLGQMNKAYPLSRGQRESLQHFLALNEGEMLAVNGPPGTGKTTLLQNVVATLWVKAAINGDEDPPVIVATSANNKAITNIIDSFAKDDDGAIEEGREEPLRERWLPDLKSFGLYLPSNTKMEELNKKKHPYHIVSQNGENFMKEMEKTGRHTELESHFLHQYSNYAGHSVDNIQQAVKQLHQDLVQVQRAIDEGAQLAVKHRDQQKRLKDDFSGSVEGLIQYQREWEQKVEAAESRRKPYVELKKKWNEYCNQEPFWWNWFAFLPGIKARRIRRNESFVLDHSEWIEVVSCTENEVTAAIDEKLNKMEGIKQEAFTNSEEATQLQEEIKATKNQIQKWRSQYGVEEEDIIAGMDTTLRYTAFMLATHYWEGKWLLEIEHQIQQRYNESKSSQKTMKKWRRYAKLTPCFVSTFYKLPDWFCGFDPRVSGSGTERVYLSNFIDVLIIDEVGQAPPGLAAPAFAFAKKSLVVGDIMQIEPITSITRGVDQGNLFGSRVIGDWKNIESIEEKGVTTTAGSAMKIAQRRSSYMKVAPFGGMFLDEHRRCVPEIIGYCNLLAYEGGLTPKRNSRQKYSFIPHMGYAHIESKVKEAKGLGKFNLEEAESIALWIQDHAEEIINISGKKKVEESVGIVTPFRYQTVLIQRFLRELGFKDITVGTVHALQGAEKDIILFSPVVGAKNRIPFYDRNPNMLNVAVSRAKDSFLVFGNMEEFGLVKGAPSHLLRSFIYKEENEVVIRSGQSKLLGRVAERIRTSFDGNRYERTVIQQIIQIQSNDGQIIFSQGEGSVTATQTLNK, encoded by the coding sequence TTGGATGAAGAAGTGGAGTTTCATATCTGTCCCGTCTTTCTCGAACGTGCGGATGATCCGGATGAAATATTCACCCCGATCTTTCTACCGGCTCAGTTGGAAGAAGCGAAATTATTACCGATTTCTCATCAACTCCCTTATATTCCTCGTAAGCATCTGGAACCTACGATCAAAGATAATTTAGCTCTGGGTAGCTTAGAAAAATTGGACGAATTTATAGCGCAAAACCCATACACCGTCGATGGGAATTGGAAACAGGCGATTCGGTACGCAAAAGAGCTATTCATGACTGTAAACGGGAGTCAATGGGATGATTTTTCGGTTGATTCATATCGAGCGAGTAAAGAGGTCTGGATGGCGGTTAAGCTAGGGGGAACCAAAAACAAGCTTATTCATTTTTACGAGGAGTTAATCACTTCTTCTTCCCTGCCGCCGCTGCTAAAGAATTATCTATCTTTGGATGAAAACGAAAAGCGGCCCTTATTGGATTCTACTACTTACTCCAATCAACACTTGGGTCAAATGAATAAAGCCTATCCACTATCACGAGGTCAGAGGGAGTCATTGCAGCATTTTCTCGCATTAAATGAAGGGGAGATGTTAGCGGTTAATGGACCGCCGGGAACGGGAAAGACGACACTTTTGCAAAATGTTGTCGCAACACTTTGGGTAAAAGCGGCGATAAATGGGGATGAAGATCCTCCAGTAATTGTGGCTACCTCAGCAAATAATAAGGCAATTACAAACATCATCGACAGCTTTGCCAAAGACGATGATGGCGCCATTGAAGAAGGGAGAGAAGAACCTCTTCGCGAAAGATGGCTTCCTGATTTAAAGAGTTTTGGCTTATATCTCCCTTCCAATACGAAGATGGAAGAGCTGAATAAAAAAAAGCATCCTTATCACATCGTTAGCCAAAATGGCGAGAACTTTATGAAGGAAATGGAGAAAACCGGACGTCACACGGAGTTGGAGTCCCATTTTCTCCATCAATATTCAAATTATGCCGGACACTCAGTAGATAATATCCAGCAAGCGGTTAAACAGTTGCACCAGGATTTGGTTCAGGTACAAAGAGCAATCGACGAAGGAGCTCAATTGGCGGTTAAGCATCGGGATCAGCAAAAAAGATTAAAAGACGACTTTTCCGGTTCGGTTGAGGGATTGATTCAGTACCAACGTGAATGGGAGCAAAAAGTTGAAGCGGCGGAGAGTAGACGAAAACCATATGTTGAGTTAAAGAAAAAATGGAACGAATATTGTAATCAGGAGCCGTTTTGGTGGAACTGGTTTGCATTTTTACCAGGGATAAAGGCACGGAGGATACGGCGAAATGAAAGTTTTGTGTTGGATCACTCGGAATGGATAGAAGTGGTGTCTTGTACAGAGAATGAAGTGACAGCTGCAATTGATGAAAAATTAAACAAAATGGAAGGTATCAAACAGGAAGCATTTACCAATTCGGAAGAGGCAACACAACTACAAGAAGAGATCAAAGCCACCAAAAATCAAATACAAAAATGGCGTAGTCAATACGGTGTTGAAGAAGAGGATATCATCGCAGGAATGGATACCACGCTTCGTTACACTGCGTTTATGTTGGCCACTCATTATTGGGAAGGAAAATGGCTGCTGGAGATAGAGCATCAGATTCAACAAAGATATAACGAGAGCAAATCGAGCCAAAAAACGATGAAGAAGTGGCGGCGTTATGCCAAATTAACTCCTTGTTTTGTATCCACGTTCTATAAGTTGCCGGATTGGTTTTGCGGTTTTGACCCAAGAGTAAGCGGATCGGGAACTGAACGAGTGTATCTGTCCAACTTTATCGATGTCCTTATCATCGATGAAGTTGGACAAGCTCCTCCGGGGTTGGCGGCACCGGCTTTTGCCTTCGCCAAGAAAAGCCTGGTGGTAGGGGATATTATGCAGATTGAGCCAATCACGTCGATAACCCGTGGTGTTGACCAAGGCAATCTTTTCGGTAGTCGCGTCATCGGTGATTGGAAGAATATCGAATCAATTGAAGAAAAAGGAGTGACGACGACGGCGGGGAGTGCGATGAAAATCGCACAACGCAGAAGCAGTTATATGAAAGTTGCCCCCTTCGGTGGCATGTTTCTCGATGAACATCGTCGTTGTGTGCCGGAGATTATTGGATATTGTAATCTACTCGCTTATGAGGGGGGTCTTACTCCAAAACGCAATTCAAGACAGAAGTACAGTTTTATTCCTCATATGGGCTATGCTCACATTGAAAGTAAGGTGAAAGAAGCCAAAGGTTTAGGGAAATTTAACTTGGAAGAGGCTGAAAGCATAGCGCTTTGGATTCAGGATCATGCAGAAGAGATTATTAACATCTCAGGGAAGAAAAAGGTTGAGGAGTCTGTTGGCATTGTTACACCATTCCGCTATCAGACCGTCCTGATCCAACGATTTTTGCGGGAATTGGGCTTTAAAGATATAACCGTTGGCACGGTACATGCATTGCAGGGTGCGGAGAAAGATATTATTCTATTTTCACCAGTTGTAGGGGCTAAGAACAGAATTCCTTTTTACGACCGTAATCCCAATATGTTGAATGTGGCTGTTTCACGGGCAAAAGATAGCTTTTTAGTTTTTGGAAATATGGAGGAGTTTGGGCTTGTAAAAGGGGCTCCTTCCCATTTACTTAGATCTTTTATTTATAAAGAGGAAAACGAAGTAGTGATCCGATCAGGTCAATCAAAATTGCTGGGCCGTGTTGCAGAACGGATAAGAACATCCTTTGACGGTAACCGCTATGAGCGGACTGTTATTCAACAAATTATACAGATTCAAAGCAATGATGGGCAAATTATTTTTTCCCAGGGAGAAGGTTCAGTAACAGCTACACAGACACTTAACAAATGA
- a CDS encoding peptide ABC transporter substrate-binding protein has translation MSKNRFVPSLSLFLLLSLLLAACGGNTPTENESKGGNNELAAEQVLHLAADQEPPQLDSAKSADGVSFTVLVNTMEGLMSINKNNQPTPAVAKEEPDISKDGLTYTFHLRHHSQWSDGSPVTANDFEYAWKRALNPKTASPYAFVFYDIKNAEAYNTGKASADDVGVTALDDHTLKVKLNQPTPTFPAKVAVPSFFPQKQAFVEKKGNKYAQEDDALLYNGPFKLTNWKHNTSWEYVKNEKYWDADNVKLEKVTWNVVKDTATGANLYNAGKLDVTLLDGDFASQYRERADSQTVIGSSTAYLVLNQQNKFLHNKKIRTAIATAIDRKAFTEIVLKNGSQAAYGYVPPGITGDEKQTYRERVGTFTSSTNPAKAKKLLQEGLDELGLEKAPTLDYLTDDTELNRRTSEFVQEQLRTNLGLTINIKQQPLKSYLDQIQQNNFDLAYATWGAAYNDPLYFLDVWLTDGPYNYPKWSNQEYDQLLQAARSANNIDTRLNKMKEAEEILIEESPLVPLYYRSYSYLWRENVKGLIRPPSGPMFLVKEAYIVQ, from the coding sequence ATGTCGAAGAATCGGTTTGTACCCAGTCTATCCCTTTTCCTTCTCTTATCTTTACTTCTAGCCGCTTGCGGAGGAAATACACCGACAGAAAACGAGTCCAAAGGCGGAAATAATGAATTGGCTGCTGAACAAGTGTTGCACTTGGCCGCCGATCAAGAGCCCCCACAGTTGGATAGTGCCAAAAGCGCCGACGGTGTATCTTTTACCGTGCTGGTAAACACGATGGAAGGGCTCATGTCCATAAACAAAAACAATCAGCCGACTCCAGCTGTAGCCAAGGAAGAGCCCGATATCAGCAAAGATGGTCTCACATATACATTCCATTTGCGCCACCATTCGCAGTGGAGCGACGGTTCACCTGTAACAGCCAACGATTTTGAATATGCGTGGAAGCGTGCACTTAATCCTAAAACCGCTTCCCCCTACGCCTTTGTCTTCTACGACATAAAAAACGCCGAAGCTTACAACACCGGCAAAGCCTCAGCGGATGATGTTGGAGTTACAGCGTTGGACGATCACACACTGAAAGTAAAACTGAACCAACCAACCCCCACCTTTCCTGCCAAAGTGGCGGTTCCCTCCTTTTTCCCGCAAAAGCAGGCGTTTGTAGAGAAAAAAGGGAACAAATACGCGCAAGAAGATGATGCTTTGCTCTATAATGGTCCTTTTAAACTAACCAATTGGAAACACAACACCAGCTGGGAATACGTTAAAAACGAAAAATACTGGGACGCGGACAACGTCAAATTGGAAAAAGTGACTTGGAATGTGGTAAAAGACACCGCCACGGGAGCCAACCTTTACAACGCCGGCAAGCTGGATGTCACGCTGCTCGACGGTGATTTTGCCTCTCAGTATCGGGAGCGAGCGGATTCTCAAACTGTTATCGGATCCTCGACCGCTTATCTTGTCCTTAACCAACAAAACAAATTTCTTCACAACAAAAAAATTCGTACAGCCATCGCCACCGCCATCGATCGGAAGGCGTTTACAGAAATCGTTCTAAAAAACGGATCACAAGCTGCTTATGGATATGTACCACCCGGTATTACTGGAGATGAAAAGCAAACCTATCGCGAACGGGTCGGTACCTTCACATCCTCCACTAATCCGGCAAAAGCAAAAAAACTCCTACAGGAAGGATTGGATGAACTCGGGTTGGAAAAAGCCCCCACCCTCGATTACCTTACGGATGATACGGAATTAAACCGACGTACCTCTGAATTTGTTCAGGAACAACTACGAACCAACTTAGGTCTGACGATCAACATTAAGCAACAGCCACTAAAATCCTATCTGGACCAAATCCAACAGAACAACTTCGATCTCGCCTATGCCACCTGGGGAGCCGCGTATAATGACCCGCTCTATTTCCTGGATGTATGGTTGACCGACGGTCCTTACAACTATCCAAAATGGAGCAATCAAGAATATGATCAGCTGCTTCAAGCCGCTCGTTCTGCCAACAATATCGACACACGCTTAAACAAGATGAAGGAAGCGGAAGAGATTCTGATTGAAGAATCTCCCCTCGTACCGCTATATTATCGCTCCTATTCCTACCTGTGGCGAGAAAACGTAAAAGGTCTGATCCGCCCTCCTTCTGGGCCGATGTTTTTGGTCAAAGAGGCTTATATTGTGCAATAA